One Pseudomonas sp. B21_DOA genomic window, CCGGAATCGGGATTTCCCCGCCGGCCAGGAAGCTCGCACTCTGCCCGTTCAACGCCACCAGACTCGGCCGCGCCAAGGTGTAGGCGAAGCCGCTGGTTTCCAGGGCGTTGATGATCGCCATGGTCTTGCCGCCGACCCAGGAGAAATTGAACAGTGAGTTATCCACCGGCAGGCGCGGCTGCGGCGCGCCGTCGATCGGTGGCAGCGTGCCGGGCGAACCGAACAGGAAATTGCCGCGCGTGCCGATCAGCGACGCCGTGGCTTCCTTGAGTTTGGTGCGGCTGACTTCGACGAAGCGGATGTCGGTCTGCACTTGCGACGGCAGCGTCGGATCGTCCGACGGCACGCTGCTGGTCAGCGCCGTGGTCGCCGCGCCCTGGACGAAGACCATGGCTTGCTGCGGCTGCGCCGAGCAGGCGGTCCAGACCATCAGGCTGGTCGCGCCGGGGCCGACGCCCGTGAGCAAGAAGGACGAGCCGCCATTGGCATGCACGTCGGCAATTTTCGGGTCGCCGACCGCCAGCCGAGTGATTGCCACCGGTGACTGCATGTCCTGCTGGAAGCCTTCACCGATCTCGATCACCGAGGGCAGGCGCGGCAGTGCCGAGCAATTACCCACCGCCGCGAAGGCGCTGTCCATCGTCAATCCCAACAACAGCAAGGCCCGGAGCGCCGGTTTCAATGTCGGTCTGAGTCGACTCTGCATGCACGTGAATCCTTGCGCAGTCATGGGGTTTGTTGGCTGATCTGGTTGCCGCGAATGATTTCCACCGCACGCCTGGACACCGCGCCGGCACTGGCGCTGGCAGGTGCTTTTGCGCGCTGCCCAGGGCGAGTTGAGTGAACTGGAAGAGCTGGCTGTTGGCGCGATCCAGGTGCGCGGGCGATTGCGCTTCGCCGGCCCAGTATTTGGCCAGCCGTTGTTCTTCGCTGCTGCGCACCGCGAGACGCAAGGTGCCGACTTGAGTGGCGAGCATCAGGCGGCTAAGCAGTTGTTCCGGCACCGCCAGCACCACGGTGCGGGCGGCGATGCGGCGCTGGTCCTGTTTAAGTTTTTCTTCGGCGCTGAGGTTGGGGGATGCCGGTTGGCCGTCGTTGGTCAGGCCGTACTGATCACCGATGCCGAGCACGCGCAAAGCCGGAACGGCGATCTGCGCCGACTGCTGCAGATTGCTCGCGTCCTCGCGCAGATACAGCAGCACATCAACGTAATCGCCCGGCAGCAATTGCCCGGCGCCGCCGATCACTTCATCGACGGCCACGGTCAGTGCGCGCTCGTCGCGGCGAATCATCCGTGCCAGCGCACCGCCGGCCTGGAAGCTTTCGTCATTGAGCCAGGTGCCAGCGCTGAGGTGGCGCCAAGGTGTGCGGCCGACTGCCTGTTCGATGCTGGTCAGGCTGCCGGCCGGTGCGCTGCGCAGTTTTTCCACGGTTACATCGGTGGCGGTCAACGGCGTGAACGGCGGTACATCGTGGAGCAGCACCACCACCGGTTGGCGGGTCTGGTCTTCGGCAATCGCGACAGTCTGTTCAATGCTGACCGCTGGGGTGACGGGCGCCTCAGCGACCGGGGCCGGCTGACGACTGAGCACCAGCCCCCAGTAACCGACAACAACCGCGCCGAGCAACAGCAACGCGGCGAGGCCCATGGTGACGCGACTGTTCATGACGGCTCTCCCTTTCCTGCTGCACAACCGATTGCATTTGCTTGCGAAAGGCGGACTGCTTCGGCAGCTATGAACATGCAACTATTTCGCTATTTCCAAGCTAGCTGATCCAAGCAAAAGCGCCATTAATGACAGGCAAATAACCCACCAAAGTGTGAGTCCCGGCCAATTAACAGCAGGAAATGGCCGGGACACATTGGGATTAATGCTTTGTGATTAATGCGTTCTTACAGTTGTTGGGAGGGGTTTGTTGACAATGCTCAGGTGGCACGGTGGAACCATGCCGCGGTGGTGATGTCGGCGCCAGAGGCGCGAAGGAGTGGACCTATGTTTCGTATGACTTTTGATTATGTGATCGCCAAGGCTCGCGCGTTTGCCCGCAGTGAAGAGGGTGCTTCGGCGATCGAGTATGCGATTGTGGTGGCGATGGTGGCGGTGGTGGTTGTGGCATTCGTTAGCCCGCTTGGCGACAGGGTGTTGGCGATTTTCAACAATGTTCTGACGTCGCTCGATGGTACGGCTGTTACTCGGCCAACACCCTGAGGCTTGTGAACACTGCACCTGACTGATATCGCACTACACTGGATTTATCTTTCAGTATTCAGGTATTGCCTATGAACGCGCCTTCGTCGTCCCGCCAACAACTGCTTCTGGTTGATGATGAAGAAGACGCGTTGCTGGAGTTGGCGGAGTTGCTGGAAGGGGAGGGGTTTGTCTGTCATACCGCGACGTCGGTGAAGCTGGCGTTGCATCTGTTGACCCGGCATCCGGATATTGCTTTGGTGATTACTGATTTGCGCATGCCCGAGGAGTCGGGCATGTCGTTGATCAGGCGGCTGCGTGAGCATACGTCGCGCGAGCATTTGCCGGTGATTGTGATGTCGGGGCATGCGGATATGGAGGATGTCAGCGATATGTTGCGGTTGCAGGTGCTGGATCTGTTTCGCAAGCCGATTTATCACGTGAGGTTGTTGGAGACTCTCGATAATTTGTTTCCCAAGCCTCGGGTTGAGGCTGGGTGAACTCGGCGGCCTTTGGGCCGACCGTGTTGGTGGGGGTTTGGTGAATATCCGTTGCTGCGGGGGTTGCTGATTACGGTTCCGCCCTTACGGCGGGTCACCTTTTTCAAACGCCAAAAAGGTAACCCAAAGGCTTGCTCCTACGTTCGGCCCTCGCAGGCTCGGGTTCCTTCGCTCCGGGACTGATCCGGGCGCAGCGGCTCCGGTTTGCTTCGCTGCACCTCCTTCCGCTGTGTCTGGCTGCGCCAGACGGTCGCTGCGCTCCCACGCCCGGATCAATCCCTCCGCTCAGCCTTCCGACGTCGCCGGTGGATCAAGATCAAGAGCACGCGAGCTTGCGCTCATTGTTGAGTGGGGCGGCTTCGCCGCGGGCAGCTGCTTTGCTTTTACTTTTGCTTTTGTGGGAGCGGGCCTGCTCGCGAAGGCGGCCTGCCAGCCGACCAATTTCTTCCTGATGTACATCAATCCTGTGGGAGCTGGCTTGCCAGCGAAGGCGGCATGCCAGCCGACCTGTTTCTCGCTGATGTACTCGATTCAAACTGTGGGAGCGAGCCTGCTCGCGAAGGCGGCCTAACAGCCGACCTGTTTCTCACTGAACGCATCCGATCAAACTGTGGGAGCTGGCTTGCCAGCGAAGGCGGCCTGCCAGCCGACCTGTTTCTCGCTGATGTACTCGATTCAAACTGTGGGAGCGAGCCTGCTCGCGAAGGGGCCTGACAGCCGACCTGTTTCTCACTGAACGCACCCGATCAAACTGTGGGAGCTGGCTTGCCAGCGAAGGCGGCCTGACAGCCGACCTGTTTCTCACTGAACGCACCCGATCAAACTGTGGGAGCTGGCTTGCCAGCGAAGGCGGCCTGCCAGCCGACCTGTTTCTCACTGAACGCACCCGATCAAACTGTGGGAGCTGGCTTGCCAGCGAAGGCGGCCTGGCAGCCGACCTGTTTCTCACTGAACGCACCCGATCAAACTGTGGGAGCTGGCTTGCCAGCGAAGGCGGCCTGCCAGCCGACCTGTTTCTCACTGAACGCACCCGATCAAACTGTGGGAGCTGGCTTGCCAGCGAAGGCGGCCAGTCAGTCAACAACGCTCTGCCTGACTCACCACCTGCGCAACCAACCTCTTGCTCTTGTCACTCTGGCACAAGCCTGTCCAGTACGCGGTTGACCGCCAGTTCGCCGAGCATGATCACTTGCTGTATTCCCAACAGGGAGCTGCGCTGCGGTCCATCGATAAAGCCGGCCAGGTCGCTGGCCATGATGCTCGCCGAGGCCAGTGATTCGCAGGCATGGACCAGCAGGGTTTCGTTGTCCGCAGCCGGGTCGACGAGGAACAGGGTGCTGGGTTTGCGCGGTGCGGCGGGGTCTTTGATGAGGCGGGGGTTGAGGTAGTAATCGATGGCGCGGTCGGCGGCTTCCTTGAGCTTTTGTGCTTCGACGAGCGGGTCGGCGAAGGTTGGGTCGGCAAGGGGTGGATCGGGCGTTATCTTTTTCACGGGCTCAGTCTCCTGATGGAGTAGGGCCGCAACCGGTTCGCGACTAAACGAAAGGGAGGCAGCTGCACGCAGGTTAGTCGACCGATGAGCCACGAAATCGGCGCGCCCGAAGGCGCCCTGCGCACAGCCACCATCAAGTGCAGGTATGCAATACCTGGCTGACAGGAACCTGTGCGTCGTGGACAAGCGGGCGACTAAACCCGACCACTGATGAGCAGTGGCAGGCAAACGATAGAACCCGCGCCCCAGGCGCACAAGCCGGCGGATTCTGGCGTAGCTGTAGGCAATGGCGCAAGGATTTGTGGGCTGTTGCGAGGTAACGGGGCGTGTGTTTAAACGGCTGGTTTAAGCGCTGCAATAGACCGGTTGAATAGCCGAACGCTTTCGCGAGCAGGCTCGCTCACACAGCGACGGCGGTTGTACTCAGGAACCGTGAACGCCGCCGAATCTGTGGGAGCGAGCCTGCTCGCGAAGGCGGTGCGTCAGTCAAAAATCCTGACTGACACACCGCTCGACCATCACAACTGATAACTGAAACTGATGCTGTACCGAGGCTTGCGGTTCAACGTGTCCAGCGCTTCATCGGACATGGCCTTCGCCACTTCCAGGGCGACGTTGTAGTACTTGGCATCGCCGAACCTCAGTCCGAGCGCGGTAGATGACAGGTTGTTGGCCTGCACCGGCAGTTGGTTGAACCAGCTGCGCGAGCGGTCGATTACTACGTAGGGTTGCAGGATGCGCACCCAGTTGCCGTCGCGGTTGAAGCTGTAGTTGACCTCGTAGGCCACGCCCCAACCCTTGTCGCCCGAGGCCTGGTCGTCGGGGTAGCCACGGCCGAAGTTCTGCCCGCCGAATACGGCGCGTTCGCTGTCGGGCAGGGTGTCGTCGCTCCAGTAAAGCGCCGCCGAGAGCACGCCTTGCCAGTTGTCGAGGAACTTGTCGCTCTGCACGCCGGACAGTCTGACGCGGAAGAAATCCAGGTCGATGTCGTCGTAGTTGGTGTGCGCGCCGAGGCTGTCGAAGCCCTGGTAGACGCCGGCACTGAGGATGCGCAGTTGGCGGGCGTCGGCCTTGCGCCAGTCGCCTTCGAAAGCCAGGGCGCGGACGTCGGTGCGCAGTTCGGTGCTGAAGGGAAAGTTGATGCCGTCATAGCGCGTCTTGTCGTCGACCGCATACAGGCGCGAGCCGGCGGTAAGCAGTTCGTTGGCGGAGGCGATCAGGGGCGTGCTGAAGCCGATCGAGTAGCGATCGTTCTCGCGGTGGGTACTCAGGCGTCCGCCACCGCCCACCAGCACTTCGGTGTCCGGGTCGGCGCGGTAACGCGAGGCCGAGACGTTGAGTTGGGTGCCCTCGGTATCGAGGAACTGGCTGTAGTCGAGACGGTAGTAATGCTCTTTGTCGTCGCCTGGTGGGAACAGGCCGCTGAGGCTCAACTGTTCGCCCATCGACGTCTGCGAATTGCTGCTGACACCGAGCAATGCCTGTGGGCCGTTGCGGTTGTCTTCGGTGGTGCTCAGGGTGCTGGTGAACGGTTTGCGACTGGCCTGGGCAACCAGGGTGGTCGCGCCATCGGTGGTGCCCGGCGGTGGCACTTGCGCTTGGATGGTCACCCCGGGAATGCGGCTCATCAGCGTGGTGTAGCGCTCGAAGGTCTTGCGCGTCAGCGGGCGTTCGGCCTGGATCTTGGCGGCGAGTTTGTCGAGCAGGCCTTTGACCCGGCCGATGTCGCCCTGCATCTGGATATCGCGCACGTAGCCCTCGACCAGCACCACCCGCGCCACGCCGTCATCGAAGTTCTGTTGCGGCAGGAACGCGTAGGACAACAGGTAGCCGTCCTGCTGATAGCGACGGGTGATGTTGCGCGTGGCTTCGATCAGTTCGGCCAGGCTGGCCTGGCGGCCGATCAGGGGCTTGTAGATTTCCGCGAGTTCGTTGAGCGGGTAGATCGTGCCGCCTTCGATCTGCACGGTCTTCAGGTTGACCTTGGTTTCCATCAGCAGTGGCTGCGCGGCGGTCGCACCCGGGTCGGGCACTTGCAGTGGCGCCGCGCTCGGGCGATAGGCGTCGGCGGGCAGGTTGGGTACGGGCAGGTTGCGGATGGTTTCGTTGCTGTTGAGAAAACTGGGCAAGGTGTCGGCGAGGGCAGCGGAACTGAGGCTCAGGCACAGCAGGGATGCCAGTACGCGCATAGGACACTCCATGGTCAGAACACAGCACAGGGCAGGTTTTTCCTTAGAAAAAGGCGGAAGACTCGTGGGAATCTTCCGCCCTCAACCAAGCGTAGGCGCTGTAGGTAAGGCCGTCGAATCGGCCAGGTGCAATTCAGCGTTTGTTGCCGCCCAGCGCGCCGGTCAGGCCGCCGAGTACCCCGCCCAGACCGCCAGTTGTGCCGCCAGTGGCAGTGCCGCTGTTGACCAGACCACCGACCGCTGCCACGGTGCCGCCAACGTTGGTGACCAGACCGCCGACGGCAGTGGTGACCGGATTGTTGGTGGCGGCAATCGCCCCGCCGAGGTTGCCGACTGCGGCGCCCACCTGACTTGTGATACCTGCGACCGGCGTGCCGAGACCGGTAGCGGCGCCGACCTGTTGAGTCACAGTGGTGACGGCGCTGGTGACCGGATTGAGACCCGCACCGACGGCGGCGCCGACGCTGGCCAGCGGCGAGGTGGTTGCAGTGATCGGAGTGCCCGAGCCACCGAGTACGGTGTTGATCGACGCAATCGTGTTGCCCAGCCCGCCAGCAGTGACGCCGCCGGCACTGACTACACCGCTGGTGCTGCCGGCATTCAGGCCGCTGCCAACGTTGACCACCGCACCCCCGACGGTTTGCAGCAGGCCGGTACCGCCGAGGCCACCACCGATGCCGCCGATGCCGCCAGTACCCGAGCCAGTACCATTGGATACCAGACCGCCCGCTTTGCCGGCTGCCGTGCCGGTATTGCTCAGGGCGCCGCCGAGGGTGTTGGTCAGGGCATTGCCGCTGCCTGCGTCGGTAACTTTGCCGCCGAGGCTGTTTACCGTTGCGCCGACTTTCGCAATCGTCCCTTTGAGCGGATCACCCAGGCCGGTGGCATCACCGAGTTTGTCGGTGGTGCTTTCGACCATGGCGATCACCGGCACCAGACCGCTGCCGAGCTTGTTGGTCAACTGGCTGGTCGGGCCGCTGGTCAGTGAGGTGTTGAGGGTGTCGCCAAGCATGGTGACTTTTTCACCGATGCCATCGACCAGCGGCACTACTTTGGTCACGACGCCACCAACCACGGGAACGCTACGGGTCGCAGTGTTCAGTTTGACGCTGAGGTCCGACACGCCGTCGCCGACATCGGAAACCACACCGCCAACCGAGGCCACGGTGGTGGTCAGGCCATTGGGGTCAGTGGCCAGTTTGCCGATGCCATTGCTGACACCATCGCCCAAGGTACTGACGACGTTGCCGGTGGTGTTGGCAAGGCTTTGCACGATACCGCCAGCGACTGGAACCGTGCTCAGCGAATCACCGATCTGGCCGACGCCATCACCGACACCGCTGACGGTTTTGCCGACGTCCTGCACCAGCGTTGTGGTCACCAGCGATGGTGTGGTCGGGTTGGTCGGGGTGGTGGGATCGGTCGGATCCGTAGGGTTGGTCGGATCGTTGCCGCCGCCGGTGCCGCCAGTGCCACCGGTTCCGCCGCCGGTGCCACCAGTGCCGGCAGTATCGCCGCCGGTTCCGCCGCCCGCGCCACCGCTGCCATCGGTGCCTGCCGTGCCGTCCGCCGTCGAGCTGCCCGAACTGCTGCGATGACCGCCACCGCCGCTGCTGCAGCCGACGAGGCCGACCGAAAGAATCAGTGCCAGCGCGATTGCCGATTTGGACCACATCACTTGAGTTTTCATGATTGAGATTCCTGCACCTGTCACAACGTTACGTTGCCTTCGATGGCTCGCCGATCTGTCGTCGGCGATGCCTCGTCCGTGGCTGTAATCTCAGTCGACGGCAGGTTTTTCACCATTCTCAAGTTGGTATTAACCCCTTTATATAGAGGGCTCGGCGCTATGCCGAAGGACTAATACCCCGGTAATAAACGGGCAAAAAAAGCCTTGAAATTCAAGGCTCGGTTTTTTCAAAGCGGCGGGCAGGGCGCGGAAAAACTTAAGTGATATATACACAATTAACGGGTTTTTCCGCCCCGCCAGATCAGGCGATCGGTTGCCACTGACCGACCATATGTTCCAGGTCGCCGGCGCCGATCAGGCGCAACTCACCGCTGGAACCCGCGGCACTGGCCAGCAATGTCACTTCACTGGGCAGGCGCACCGGTTTGCGAAAGTGCACGGCGATTTCCAGGTTGGCTTTGGGCAGGTGATCGGAGAGTGCCGCCAGTGTCCGCGCCTTGTTCCACAGTCCATGGGCAATCGCGGTGGGAAAACCGAACAGTTTGGCGCTCGCCGCACTGAGGTGAATCGGGTTGTAGTCGCCGGAGACTTTCGCATACTGGCGACCGATATCGGCCGGTGCAGTCCAGCGCGCCACTTCGAGCAAGTCCTGTGACGGCTGCCAGTCCTGTGCCAGCGCCTCGCCCTCGAGTTTTACCCCGCGACAGAGCATCCGGCTTTCGGCTTCCCACAGTGGCCCGAGTTGATCGTCCAGGGTAGTGAGCAGATCGAACGTCGCGCCCTTGGCATGTGGTTGCAGGTTGTGCACACGCACGCTGACTTGCGCGCGGCTGATCGCGCCCATCGGCCGCAACACGCGGATGCGG contains:
- a CDS encoding acyl dehydratase, encoding MSIEWHTLDREPSLPALYSRAATRRKITGTQLPDSGLRCWVDIDGKRLAAYRKVCGFVDDGLLPPTYPHILAFALQMQLLTARDFPFPLLGLIHLSNRIRVLRPMGAISRAQVSVRVHNLQPHAKGATFDLLTTLDDQLGPLWEAESRMLCRGVKLEGEALAQDWQPSQDLLEVARWTAPADIGRQYAKVSGDYNPIHLSAASAKLFGFPTAIAHGLWNKARTLAALSDHLPKANLEIAVHFRKPVRLPSEVTLLASAAGSSGELRLIGAGDLEHMVGQWQPIA
- a CDS encoding response regulator, which encodes MNAPSSSRQQLLLVDDEEDALLELAELLEGEGFVCHTATSVKLALHLLTRHPDIALVITDLRMPEESGMSLIRRLREHTSREHLPVIVMSGHADMEDVSDMLRLQVLDLFRKPIYHVRLLETLDNLFPKPRVEAG
- a CDS encoding ShlB/FhaC/HecB family hemolysin secretion/activation protein, which translates into the protein MRVLASLLCLSLSSAALADTLPSFLNSNETIRNLPVPNLPADAYRPSAAPLQVPDPGATAAQPLLMETKVNLKTVQIEGGTIYPLNELAEIYKPLIGRQASLAELIEATRNITRRYQQDGYLLSYAFLPQQNFDDGVARVVLVEGYVRDIQMQGDIGRVKGLLDKLAAKIQAERPLTRKTFERYTTLMSRIPGVTIQAQVPPPGTTDGATTLVAQASRKPFTSTLSTTEDNRNGPQALLGVSSNSQTSMGEQLSLSGLFPPGDDKEHYYRLDYSQFLDTEGTQLNVSASRYRADPDTEVLVGGGGRLSTHRENDRYSIGFSTPLIASANELLTAGSRLYAVDDKTRYDGINFPFSTELRTDVRALAFEGDWRKADARQLRILSAGVYQGFDSLGAHTNYDDIDLDFFRVRLSGVQSDKFLDNWQGVLSAALYWSDDTLPDSERAVFGGQNFGRGYPDDQASGDKGWGVAYEVNYSFNRDGNWVRILQPYVVIDRSRSWFNQLPVQANNLSSTALGLRFGDAKYYNVALEVAKAMSDEALDTLNRKPRYSISFSYQL
- a CDS encoding DUF6124 family protein; translated protein: MKKITPDPPLADPTFADPLVEAQKLKEAADRAIDYYLNPRLIKDPAAPRKPSTLFLVDPAADNETLLVHACESLASASIMASDLAGFIDGPQRSSLLGIQQVIMLGELAVNRVLDRLVPE
- a CDS encoding collagen-like triple helix repeat-containing protein, whose translation is MKTQVMWSKSAIALALILSVGLVGCSSGGGGHRSSSGSSTADGTAGTDGSGGAGGGTGGDTAGTGGTGGGTGGTGGTGGGNDPTNPTDPTDPTTPTNPTTPSLVTTTLVQDVGKTVSGVGDGVGQIGDSLSTVPVAGGIVQSLANTTGNVVSTLGDGVSNGIGKLATDPNGLTTTVASVGGVVSDVGDGVSDLSVKLNTATRSVPVVGGVVTKVVPLVDGIGEKVTMLGDTLNTSLTSGPTSQLTNKLGSGLVPVIAMVESTTDKLGDATGLGDPLKGTIAKVGATVNSLGGKVTDAGSGNALTNTLGGALSNTGTAAGKAGGLVSNGTGSGTGGIGGIGGGLGGTGLLQTVGGAVVNVGSGLNAGSTSGVVSAGGVTAGGLGNTIASINTVLGGSGTPITATTSPLASVGAAVGAGLNPVTSAVTTVTQQVGAATGLGTPVAGITSQVGAAVGNLGGAIAATNNPVTTAVGGLVTNVGGTVAAVGGLVNSGTATGGTTGGLGGVLGGLTGALGGNKR
- a CDS encoding Flp family type IVb pilin, giving the protein MTFDYVIAKARAFARSEEGASAIEYAIVVAMVAVVVVAFVSPLGDRVLAIFNNVLTSLDGTAVTRPTP